A genome region from Macaca nemestrina isolate mMacNem1 chromosome 20, mMacNem.hap1, whole genome shotgun sequence includes the following:
- the C20H19orf85 gene encoding uncharacterized protein C19orf85 homolog: MHPGVPEGPGVSEPGPRELCAFVSGAAAHMLRALQPRRTRPPKRRPNHRRFLHNQICRQFTKIEAATQRLALSILSQEAPPQRPSLQKPPPPPPSPFLGVACAVAPTEAPHASASLSLTALDTSTLDLFDNIVLTPECTSVPRDPSSGPTPLPVLGLSYLDLGQPDLKQVPRFCGPLPLPQHALGEEADLAAPDWGWVDWWEVPRAWDSQGIPEGWGTSSP, from the exons ATGCATCCCGGGGTCCCCGAAGGCCCTGGGGTCTCCGAGCCCGGCCCCCGGGAGCTGTGTGCCTTCGTGAGCGGGGCAGCTGCCCACATGCTGCGGGCCCTGCAGCCCCGGCGCACCCGACCCCCCAAGAGGCGGCCCAACCACAGAAGGTTTCTGCACAACCAGATCTGCAG GCAGTTCACCAAGATTGAGGCCGCCACCCAGCGCCTGGCCCTCTCCATCCTGTCACAGGAGGCACCTCCCCAGAGACCCTCGCTCCAAAAGCCACCCCCGCCGCCTCCATCCCCCTTCCTGGGAGTGGCCTGTGCTGTGGCCCCCACTGAGGCTCCCCATGCCAGCGCCAGCCTGAGTCTCACTGCCCTGGACACCTCTACCCTCGACCTCTTTGACAACATTGTGCTCACCCCAGAGTGTACCTCAGTGCCACGGGACCCCTCCTCTGGTCCCACTCCCCTGCCAGTGCTGGGTCTGTCCTATCTCGACCTGGGCCAGCCGGACCTGAAGCAGGTCCCACGTTTCTGTGgccccctgccccttccccagcatgccctgggggaagaggctgaTCTCGCGGCTCCCGACTGGGGTTGGGTGGACTGGTGGGAGGTGCCTCGTGCCTGGGATTCTCAGGGGATCCCTGAAGGTTGGGGGACCAGCTCCCCATAA